A stretch of DNA from Bacillota bacterium:
CGATACGACACAGTGCATGAGGGTGTCGTATCTCCACATAGGGTATGAGAGGTGATAAGATTGACAATAAGAAAAGAATTGACTATCTTACGCAAGAAAGCAAACATGACTCAAAAAGAAGTTGCCGCAAAGCCCGGTATTGAGGTGTTTCATATTTGCATATCGAACGTGGCTCTAGGGGGTTATCCCTAGATGTGGTGCTTAGGATAGCTAATACACTTGGGAAAACTATGGATGAAATTTTTTTACCTCCGATGTCTCGAAAAAACACAATATAGACTGCG
This window harbors:
- a CDS encoding helix-turn-helix transcriptional regulator, encoding MHIERGSRGLSLDVVLRIANTLGKTMDEIFLPPMSRKNTI